GAGGCGCTGACCCCGTAGCCTCCGTGGCGGGCCACCGCCGGCCGGGTTGACGTGATCCGCGGCCTCCGCCAGGCGTTCGCGGGGTTCTTCGCCCACCAGGGGTTCTTTCTCTCCGCGGGGCTGTCGTTCTACTTCCTGATCTGCCTTGTCCCGCTCCTCTTCCTCGTCGTCTCCCTCGCGGGGTTTGTCCTCTCCAGCGAGAGCGCGACCCGCCAGGTTCTGGGCCAACTCGGTCAGATCGTTCCCGTGTATCAGCGGGAGATCATGCGGAGCCTTCACCGGGTTGTTGCGACCCGGGGCGTGTCCGGGCTGGTCGGGACCTTGATCCTGATCCTCTTCTCGACCCAGCTCTTTGCGGCGCTCCGGCTCGTGCTCAACCGGATCCTGGGGGTGCGGGGACGGTCGTTCCTGGGGGGGATGCTCTTCGACATCGGGATGATCCTCGTGATCGGCGTCCTCTTCCTCGCCACCGTCGCAGCGACCACGGTCTTCGCCTGGTTCAAAACCTTCGTCTTCACGCCGGTGGGCCTCCCGGTCTACTGGGTGGAATGGATGGCCGTCGGCCTCGGCGTGGCCTTCTCCACCGCGATGTACTTCGTGATCTACCGGTTCTTCCCCAACCGGCAGGTCTTCTGGGGCGCGGCGCTGGCC
The nucleotide sequence above comes from Candidatus Rokuibacteriota bacterium. Encoded proteins:
- a CDS encoding YihY/virulence factor BrkB family protein gives rise to the protein MIRGLRQAFAGFFAHQGFFLSAGLSFYFLICLVPLLFLVVSLAGFVLSSESATRQVLGQLGQIVPVYQREIMRSLHRVVATRGVSGLVGTLILILFSTQLFAALRLVLNRILGVRGRSFLGGMLFDIGMILVIGVLFLATVAATTVFAWFKTFVFTPVGLPVYWVEWMAVGLGVAFSTAMYFVIYRFFPNRQVFWGAALAGALLASLLWEVAKQLLRLYIAEFGLYDQIYGPLGILVAFIMFVYYSAVVFVLGAEFVAALERGRRARD